In Nitrosophilus alvini, the following are encoded in one genomic region:
- a CDS encoding alpha/beta hydrolase codes for MIIQTILFLVLLYLLLVLRLYLTQDRKIFHPELAPKEIKLPKNAKKIYYKTSDGITLEGAFLKNRETNPLVLYFGGNANNALMFLDIAQNIKDFNFLVFNYRGYANSTGKPSQKAIFKDALEIYDNFAKNKEVYIVGRSLGSSVAAYLASRRKSKGVLLITPFDSILAMAKEKYPYLPVSLILKHPFETCKYVQNIDEPIAVIEAHNDEVIPDIHIENLKKNIKNLVFDKVIHDTTHNNILINPDFLIILKDALKTLRSET; via the coding sequence ATGATTATACAAACTATATTGTTTCTTGTACTGCTTTATCTTCTATTGGTTTTAAGACTCTATCTCACTCAAGACAGAAAAATATTTCATCCGGAACTAGCTCCCAAAGAGATAAAATTACCTAAAAATGCAAAAAAAATATACTATAAAACTTCTGACGGGATCACTTTGGAAGGGGCTTTTTTAAAAAACAGGGAAACAAATCCCCTGGTACTCTATTTTGGAGGCAATGCCAATAATGCACTGATGTTTTTGGATATTGCTCAAAATATCAAAGATTTCAATTTTTTGGTTTTCAACTACAGAGGGTATGCAAACTCCACCGGAAAACCGAGCCAAAAGGCTATTTTCAAAGACGCTTTGGAAATCTATGACAACTTTGCCAAAAATAAAGAAGTCTATATTGTCGGAAGAAGTCTGGGATCATCTGTTGCAGCCTACCTCGCAAGCAGACGCAAATCAAAAGGGGTGCTGCTTATCACACCTTTTGATTCGATTCTTGCAATGGCAAAAGAGAAATATCCCTATCTGCCGGTATCATTGATACTCAAACACCCATTTGAAACATGTAAATATGTGCAAAATATAGACGAACCTATTGCTGTTATCGAAGCACACAACGACGAAGTTATACCAGATATTCATATAGAAAATCTTAAAAAAAATATCAAAAATCTGGTCTTCGACAAAGTTATTCATGATACTACACACAACAATATTCTAATCAATCCAGATTTTTTGATAATATTAAAAGATGCGCTTAAGACACTTAGGAGCGAAACATGA
- the nspC gene encoding carboxynorspermidine decarboxylase translates to MERISKIETVLDQIPTPCYACEEHLLEENLKLLRYVKEKSGAKILLALKGFAMWSTFHLVKEYLDGACASGLWEAKLAYEEIGKEVHTYSPAFKDDEIEEIASISNHIVFNSLNQLKRYKNIVKKINPNISVGVRVNPEYSAAPVDLYNPCGAYSRLGIVRSEFKESELDGVEGMHFHALCEESADALEAVLKAFEEKFGKFIPRCKWINFGGGHHITREDYEVEKLISIIKDFKNRYGVEVYLEPGEAVGWKTGPLIATVVDIVYNGMDIAILDTSAEAHMPDVLAMPYRPEVRYAGKPGEKRYTYRLGGNSCLAGDIIGDYSFDTPLETGQKLIFEDMIHYTFVKNTTFNGIRLPSIALLTKEGEFKIVREFSYEDYKNRLS, encoded by the coding sequence ATAGAGAGAATCAGCAAAATAGAGACAGTTTTGGACCAAATTCCTACACCCTGCTATGCGTGTGAAGAGCATCTTTTGGAAGAGAATCTAAAGCTTTTGCGTTATGTAAAAGAAAAAAGCGGCGCGAAGATTCTTCTGGCTCTCAAAGGCTTTGCCATGTGGAGCACTTTTCATCTAGTTAAAGAGTATCTCGACGGTGCATGTGCAAGCGGCCTTTGGGAAGCAAAACTGGCGTATGAGGAGATAGGAAAAGAGGTACATACATACTCTCCGGCTTTCAAAGATGACGAGATAGAAGAGATAGCCTCTATCAGTAATCATATCGTTTTCAACTCCTTAAACCAACTGAAAAGATATAAAAATATTGTCAAAAAAATAAATCCCAATATCTCTGTAGGAGTTAGAGTCAATCCTGAATATTCCGCAGCTCCTGTTGATCTATATAATCCCTGCGGTGCATATAGCCGTTTGGGAATTGTTAGAAGCGAATTTAAAGAGAGTGAATTAGATGGTGTAGAGGGTATGCATTTTCATGCCCTTTGTGAAGAGAGTGCAGATGCTCTGGAGGCTGTCTTGAAAGCTTTTGAAGAAAAATTCGGCAAATTCATACCAAGATGCAAATGGATAAACTTCGGTGGCGGACACCACATAACCAGAGAAGACTACGAAGTAGAAAAACTCATATCTATAATAAAAGATTTCAAAAACAGATACGGCGTTGAAGTTTATCTCGAACCTGGAGAAGCCGTTGGATGGAAAACCGGCCCTCTGATCGCGACAGTTGTGGATATAGTTTACAACGGTATGGATATAGCCATACTCGATACTTCGGCTGAAGCGCATATGCCAGATGTCCTGGCTATGCCTTACCGTCCTGAAGTCCGATACGCAGGAAAACCCGGAGAAAAAAGATATACTTACAGACTGGGAGGAAACAGCTGTCTTGCCGGAGACATCATAGGCGATTACTCCTTTGATACTCCGTTAGAAACGGGACAAAAACTTATATTTGAAGATATGATACACTACACTTTTGTAAAAAATACCACGTTCAACGGTATCAGACTTCCCTCAATTGCACTTTTGACAAAAGAGGGAGAGTTTAAAATAGTAAGAGAATTTTCATACGAAGATTATAAAAACAGGCTCTCATGA